The DNA sequence GTGTTAAGGAGGGGGAAAACTATCTTGAAGCTTTCAAATTTAACTTGGGTAAAAGCTTTTACCTGtctaattataatttttttttactaactcattaaataaaactattaatgCTCACTCAACTGTGGCTGCTGTGAAAGCTGCTAACTGTTCTGGGAGTGGGGGCAGGCCAGACAATTCAATATTCTTTGGATATCCAAAAATATGTTGTGCGGAGGATTTAAGTATCTGCCGTCAACCACTCAGACAAGTTGGGTGCAATGAAGGGTGAAAACTGCAGGCTGCACTCGattcagctagaaacagagaCATGATATTAATATTATACCTGAAGTCTTGGGACAAGCCAATAGATGTTAGGCACTTGTTTAATTATTTGCTGAAGCAAAACTTCTGTAGTGAGAAGCACGATATGATACGAGCTGGCACAGACCAATTTTGTTACGTCTGGCCTTATGAGCAAAACCTAATCTCACCTCCAGTTTACATTATTTCTGTTTGGCACTCATTTCCTTGGTTTTCAGAGTCTTTCAGGACTCACACCGCTAATATAACTGAAATACTAACTGTAGTGTATGTTCACAAAGCAGAAACctaaaagtgcaaatataaagaatttttttttaattgcccTCTGCTCCTCCCGTCTCATGTTCCTTCCTGCATTTCCGTCTCTAAGAGCCCAGCCCTGCTCTCTCATGGCCAAATAATGAGAcctttaggttttatttatgtcATATCCTGTGTCCACCGCTGCagggaaatgtaaaaaagacaaGTGGAAAAGAAAGTGGCAATGTGCCAATTTCAACATACAGCCTGCAAATACATGTTGTCGTCACCTTGTTGTGAAATCAGGACAAACcttagagaaaacacacaaacacatccacatgTAAGCTTTTGAACAGGTCATGTCCACAGACAGAAGTTGGACTTTTAATAAGACGGAAATAAGACAAAAGTGCTAAAAAACAGTCTATTTCAAGAGCTTTCACACTGTTGATGTGTGGAGCAGCCTTTTGTTTTAAGGTTTGTACAACTTTTCAAGTTAGGAATTTGACCTCAGGGGGCATTCCAGCTGAAATTTAGGACTGAGAAATTATAGCCAGTTTATACTTTGATTATATTGTGTATGTTTGCTACATTATGTTCTCCAGACTGTTGTGTTCACTCCATGATACAGCATgtacaaatattataaataaataatgtgagCATGGTTGGCAATTAGAACATGTGACTCCAACactattatttttgaaaaagaagAGACCCAAGCTTTAGTCTCTTCCAAAAAAATCTGCATTCTGAGAAGCACCTGATCAGGCTGCATGCTGTCAGATGACGCACAGAGCACACCCCTTAACTATAAATCCTACACATTTTACACTGAGCACTGCAGTGAAGTGAGAATAAAGCCTGGGTATGCTCAGTCTtgcatgtagacacacacacaaatttttttttatttcaatggcCATCTGGAGAATGGCAACCAACATGCGATGccacataaatattaaatatttacaggtGTCAccttttctaaacaaaaacaaaacatctagTGCACAAATTCATCCCTTGACTCGAGagtaatgaattaaattatCCACACACTCATGACCCAAAGCACACACAAAGGGACTCTGAACAGCTCACTAGTTGAATGTGAAAGGTTGGGGACAGTGGCCATCTGTCCTTGGCATGAAGGGGGGACCACTATGAGGGAAATCAAGAGTAGTGGTAGGCCCAGGTTTTCCATGCCCTGAGGACTTACACAATCAAGATGTATTTTGGCAAGCTGTGGTCTCCAAGTGGTCATGTGACAGTGGTCATGCCTTGTTATgtagggcaaaaaaaaaaaaaaaacagaaaatcaaaaacaaacatagtcTTATGTCTACTTGGTCTCTTGCCATTTGTCTGACGCAACGTGAGCAAAATATTCTTTGTCAAAAGAATATACAGATGGTGACAACCACACAGAGAAGGCCGAGGGATGGTTTAGTAATATCTGTTCTGAGTAatgctacatttatttattctgatgTAACAAAGGCAAATAACCATAAAACACTAGGACAAAGAAGTCTATAGCAGCCTCAGGTTGAGTGTATACTCTCCTGGATTCACAGTGTTTGCAACATATAGGGCCTGCAGTGCAGTGGCCAAAGCAATGCTAATCTTCAGTCAGTTTAGACTTTTTGGTGTTTAAAAGTTGCTACCATTTAAAACTGTAATGAATAtgctttattacatttaaaaattgtctTTCAGCAGAGGTAATGCCATACAGTGTAGAAACCAGAAAGTTGCCCTCACAGACATGACAGAAGCAAAGCAGAACTGATGAGTGAAATGGATCAAAAAAGAAAGAGTAAGGAAGATGAGAAAGAAAGCATCAGTggtcacacaaacaaagagtGAACTGAAGTAAAAAAGTCAAATCAGTAAGATGATGGGATGGAACACAACAAGTGTGAAGCTGTAAAGAACCTTTTTCACACCAATATAAGCCTCCTTCCACTGGACCATTAGAAAAACCATCTGAGGTTTTATTACTTAATGACTGAGTTTTAATATTCATGAGATGTGTTTGTTCtcttcaagtaaaaaaaaaaaaactaagcttAAGCAATGTTTATGGTTGCCTGACGGGTCATCTCACAGCGGCAATGATCTGCTTTCGAGTCTCTAAACTCTTCTCTAATTGATAGTAGCCCatcttttagtattttcctccCAAATCCCTTAATTTTCACACTCCGAAAAGCTCTTCAGCACCTGGAGGGGTCGAGACAGCAAATAACACACCAAGTATTTGTGATTTCACAAGGACGTAAACACCCTCAGATCTGATGACATATTGGTGAAAACATGCACAGAGCTGGAGACGGAGGCAATTCTTGTTCACAGAGTCTTATTGTTCAAAGCGGCAACATGACCAGACACTGAGCAAGTGACAACATGCAATTCTGTAAAGCACAAAGAATAACACAGAACATAGAAAATAAGATAAAACAGCCAGAAGAATGGCCTGTTTTGAAACAGTGGCAAAAGAAGGCACATCTTGCAAGTTCAACAAGTACCTAAAACAACACTCTGAACAGCAAGAGAAGGCTTGCTCCCCTTTTCAAAAAGCCATCTTGGCTCACGTTAGTGTCTCAGAAGCTAAACAAAGATGACAGGCGTGCCACACTGAGCCGATGCCTATTGACAGATGCAGAGAGCCCGAGCAAAGGGTCGACTTTGCTGGCATCTTTTGTTACTCACTGCTCTACATCTTTAGTCTTTATGCTTACATACACTCTACAACCAGATTAAAGTGAATTGAATAATCAGATTAGTTTCTgctagtttttgtatttttttgttacttttgatttATCTTTGAAGTACAACTAAATCAAAATTCCTTAtccatcaaaattaaaatttgtgAGAAACTACTGCAGTGAAACTTGGACGCAATTAATGGTGTCAGAATAGATTTACTAAATGGTCAGTTATTTGCATATAAACCCCAATTATCATCCGAACAGCAAACAAATGGAGGACACGCCCACTTGAGAGTGTCATCTAAAAACCAACACACAAGAGATGTATTTACAGGCTGTGATGTAAGATGGTGCACACTTCTGGCAGTatttctgaaacaaaacaattgagTTTTATCCTTTAAAGTAAAAGCTTACAATTCAAATGCATTGTAGCCCATGAAACACTTGCTTATTTTATCTACTTTAATTCGACCAAGATAACCTGGTTAGGACATATGAAATGAACTTTGCAGCACAGCATGTTTATCCAGCTTTTATAAGTATCACAGGCTGAGACTAGCTAATACCCAGTTTCATGTTTAGTGCATATAGAAGTACGACTCCTTCATGTGGTGTTTTCATGGCAatagaggtctacagacaatacCTGTTAGtttggtaaattaaattactgattttaaaaaaaaaaaaaggtacataaACCTACACACATCACATCCATGTgaaaagcacacacagagaaacatgggTGGAGGTGATTTAAACAGTGTGTTGGCGTAGATATGCTACATTAGTGGGTGTGGTATCTTCATTGGTAATGTATGCACTTTCATATAGATTCTCAGAGACGATGTGCTTTATCAGTCATGTACACACTCTGCCGTACTGCTGATACAGAGGCTAGACAAACTAAGCAGGCAAGATCTGCAATAGgctaaaaagaagaaaaacagaatatgACGTCACTTCACAAGTAACGGCTATTGAAACACTTAAATGCAGTCGTATGCACAGGTTTATGCTTTTTCAGAAAAGATTTTGTTGAGACTATTGCATAGGCTGCATGGTGAGGAGTGCTGTCACTTCTTTGGACAATAAGAGTTTTCTTGGtcacaggaggagagagacactCCAACAGAGAGGCACTCAGGGCCTAATCAGTAAGTTAGGTTAGCACTGTCGCCAGCACTGGGCCAAACAATTCACAAGCAATTTCAGTAATCGCTGAGTTAGGGCAAcgcagacaaaacaaaagggtCAGTGTCATACCAGGATCTCATGCACCCACTTTCCTCTGCCTTGCAGTCTCTTTAGGGTAAAGACACTAAAACATATTATCTTTCAGTGAAGGATggcccacacacacagcacattttagGCCTCTTTATAGTGTTTAGCTAGTGTTTCTTCATGATCCTTCTTTGTTTGCACTaaactcagaaaaaaacaaaaaaacaacgcCGCCCTAAAGCTGTCTCATGTCTCAAACAAAGCCAAATGTAACGTCATGTTGACCTTGCTTGACTGTGTATCATGTCATATAAATGTGGCTTCTTCTGCAGTATAGGCAGGGGTCTCCCAGGTAAAGCACTAAAGTCCTTGGTTACAATAAAATGTCATCAGACCTTCACATCCCTTCAACCCCAGCACCCTAGGGGCAGCTTCAAACAAGGGTCACCTCTGACCTCTGCAAGCTGGTATGGGACCTTTTATACAGAATAATGGGGCGGTGTGTTGGTGAAGCAAACCTGCCTGGAATGGGCTGTGCGAAGGGgacatttctttctgttctgCCCTCCAGCTCTTAACGTCTTTACCTGAATAAAAGCCAGTCTCTTTCTCCCTTTGCAGGAGAGGGAAAAAGTGGACGCTAAAAACTACCTTAGGAAATGGGCTGATGTCCTGTTGTTGAGTTTTCTGCAAATACACAAAGGATTTAAACCCACTAAAAGTGAGGAAACGCTTCAGTCTCTACGTGACTTTACATACCAAAAAGagtgacaaaaagaaattacaattaatttaagAGGGAGGCTATGAGGAGTACtgagatttttttcattacactGCATGGGTTTTGATAGCTGGTGGCTCTTTTAAAGATTCTATTCTATGTCGGTGCATTCAATTTGATacatacaaatgcacaaacCCCCATTcgatttcaaattttaaaacaaatgtgtgagaATATGTGTTGTGGAGCCACCATGACTGAGCCATTCACCGTCAGCTGAGACTAAGTGGATTATACTACAGCAATATCAGCCCGAAGATGAACAAGGAGGCACATTGTTATCAGAATTATGGATGGATTAGGGTTATTTTCAAGTCACTTCATTATCTATAAGACACTAAAACAGCTAGCAAACTATTGAACTGCTTTGCACTGGTGTCATCTATTTAAAGTTATTACAGCTCAGAAACGCACAAAAAACCAAGCTgatcattttcacaccactttaAGCTCTAATCCTTAAGATTTTCATACAATTATAACTTGATTATTTATGGTCTGCGCTCTTTTCTAAAATAGCCCTTCTATGTAGCCACATTCAAAATTTATATTTCACAGTTTCCACAGTTGGTTTAATTGGTTGTGGTGAAATACGCCATTTCCCATTGGGTTTCAATTTCCTTCCTGTAGGAATGACAGGAAATCAATGCATGCCTGCACAATACTACATCAACAGTGTCAACGCTCACTGTTGACTCTCTCTAACAAAGCTGTATTGCAATAAGTGCTAATGGAAGCCAGGTGTCCTACTGCTAATAACTGACAGCATTCAAATGACCAAACATTGTGAAGCCACCAGTGGCGGCACCCAGTTTATATCACGAGCACGAATTGTGACTAGTTATCAAATACAGGTCTACAAAACAAGACTGAGGAAGTTTTCAGCATCTCTTGGACATCAgatgatttttaaagaaaacgtTATCATTTTAAATCTCTTATTTATAATAATGGTTTAAAATGTGGCATAATAGTTCCAAAACTGAAATTGCAACACAGCAAGAGGCCCTGGTTCTGGTGGAAGGAACCGCAACCCAATTAATGCTTAGTTCTGcgattaaaaacaaacaatagctGAGGTCTGAATCAAATTGTGGCTCAGTTAGTAAAAGTGGCAGCAATAAGTTTAGATTTGTTTTGAGCATATGCCCAAAGAACATGGCATGATGTGCTGTGATGCAAGCAGATCTTTCCTAAACGTGAAGTTccgttcatttatttttgccatCTGTGGCACTTACTTGTTCTTTTTACCATGCCAGGTTGGCTCACCACTGGCACACCCAGATCCTAGCCTACCTCCTGACTCATCGATTTCTACTTCACTTAGTAATTTCCAACATTTCCGAGTCTCAGCAGAATACAAGTATGAACGTGTTGTATTCTGCAGTTTCCAAGTGTAGGTGGAGAGCAACAGTAATAGAGACAGACATAGTAAGGAGCAAAGGTTTGGCTTATTCCCAGTGgagctgtgaatgtgagtggtACCCCTTTAATGAACAagaaacatgatttttatttggaCTATAGTCTGTTGATGCTACTGTGGGTGGAAAAACTACAGTCTCCTCCCACAGAATATTTCTCCCTGACTTTGTTCCAAATTAGTAACTTTGAAAAGAAGCTCatgctgtgtgaatgtgtgggaTAGACAGCAAAATCTGAACTTTACAAACAATTTGAAAGCTGTTCTTGCTTCGGTAAAAACTCCATAGCTGCAGATATAGCTGGACTGCAAATGCCTTGACATAATCATGTTACATCAGCAATAGCTGGGCTGTTTTTTGCAGGATCTGCAGTAAGTTTTACCACAGAACTAAATCTGGATCCAGGTTTGCAGTGAGAGCGGTCTTAAAATCATTCTAGCTGTGTCTCTCATTAGGCAGTCACTACGTCTATACGAAGAGTGAGAGTTGCACAACTGTAAGCTCTGAGGCAAAAACCCTACTCCTCAATCCCAAGGGCTCGCTGCAATTTACGCATTCCTAAAATGATAAATCCTGTCAGTGTTAGACGGTCAGCAGAAAAGAACCTGTGCTGCATTTAATACACAACAGTGTCTCTGTTTATGAGCCCTGCTTGTCTGAGTGAATGGAGCCTGAGAGAACGGCTTAAATTGCAAAGTGATCTTCTAGAAGATGCACAGCTCACGTGAAATCCTTATCTCcaccctcatcatcatcatcccacAGCTCTGACCAGCTGGACACAAGGCAGAACACAAAGAGCTAATTTGAACAAATTGTTCTGTAGCTATTTATTCAAAATCTTGCACTGTTGACTGCAGACGTTCCCAAGCATCATTAGCTCCTTTGTGCCAGATGCCTTAAAAGGCCCACagcaaatgtgcaaataaaataaaaattgtgacaGCAGCTCCTGGTGATACAAGTTTAAGAGCATTTGAGCAGAGCGGCTTCGTGGTTGATGTGGACGTTAACAGGTCAACACTGACAGCTGAAGTAAATTCAAAAGATTGGCCCTCATCTTTACTTAAATTTGCTAAGGCCCTTCAAGCTCAGCACTACACTGGTCACTCATTCCTAACATCTTGCTGAAATGGTATTAAGACTTTTCCAGATGTGTTACAAGGAGAAAAGTGTGCCTTAGCAAAAGCACACAGCAGTAAAAGTACTGAACATCTGGAACAGCCAAGTCTCTTTTGAGAACAGATTGGTATTATCTGGCTCCACTGTACTAAATTTAGTGAAaccattttaaacaaagtgacAGTAGTTGAGATTTAATTATTGGTCAACTGTATTTAAACCTAATTGGTTTTGCATTTCTGAAATCCACAGTCTGAAATCTCTGTAACTTTAAGTTCTGCTGTTTTATCTAGAGCTCAACAGAGTTTTTCTGACAGATGGAGTCTTTTCAGGACATGGAAATtaattgtgctttaaaaaagaaaataaataaataaagcaattcctttttttcttccccagACAAACTTTTGGATTATACAAGAATAAAAATTGACTCTCTACAAATCAAGTTCCAAAGATATTTACAGTTTATAGCTGACAAAGCAACAGTATTTTCCCCCCCTCCCTGTattattttcatctgtgtaATGTTTcgccagtttaaaaaaaaaatcttgcagGCCCAGTTCAAAGCTGAgtcaatgtaaaacaaatccTAGGGATCACGGATTTTCTGGGACAATCAAAATATCATTACCAGTTAAAGGTTTACTAAACTGCCTGATTATTATCGTCACCATAACGACAGTCTTGTCCCAAACagaggagatttttttttttcttaccaccGAGTACTGCGAGTGCAGTTTACAGCTAACATCAATTAAAACCCTCAAAGCTGCTCTTTGTCTATACAAAGTGCTCTTGGTATGTGTACGCCTTTGTATGCTTCCATGTGCGTTGGCTTCAATAATGGCTTCACCACCAGAACTTTTTCCCAGAGTTGGGTTTACAGCCAAACTAAGTAACAAGAAGTTCTTCAGCCTGAGAGCTTAGCAGGAACCCAACAACCACTTTAACAGAGCTTCAGAGGTCCATCAACGACCATCAGACTTTTATGTGTAGTTAGATGAAGAGCACAGACCACCCTCTTTAAAGAAGCACGAGGACAAAGATTTGCAGatataatgacagaaaattaaaCTAATTGTGCAGAAGTCCAAGCTCCATGTGTGGCACACACCAGGCCCTGCTCATTATCTTCAGAGACCTGAAGATGGCGGTTCAAACACACTTTCCGTCCAATCGGATGGAGATTGCGAGGCTCTGCCAAGAAGAATGAGTCCAGCTGTGAGAAGCTTGGTGAGATTTACCCAAGAAGACTCAAAGATGTATCTACTGCCAAATCTACAAAGTTCAGATTTAAGGGTGTAGATACCCATGTATTGAAGTTCtcagttttagatttttaataatttggaaTTCTAAGTATGTTGTTTGGTTTACTGTGTATACCATCTGTATTATTCATTACAATAGTTTCCAAAGCAACTAAAACCTAATTCCTTCTCAGTCGTCTCCATTTGCCTCTGGGAGCGGACTGACTGCTCTTTTTCACTGAGAAATCTGTTACCGATTTGTACATACCATCACTcacttgttttaaacaaatccGTAGCTGCGGGTGGTGACTTGATGCACTTATTGCCCCGTGGGAACAGGCTCTTTCTGACAGGAATGGGAAAAAGTGCTTCACTACATCTCCTGAAGGTCTGTGAAAGACCTTGTGAaacatttgtgttcatgtgtgttcatgtctgTACTACAGACAGAGCGCGGGAGCTTTTTCCCCCCCAATAAATGCTTCGGACCTGTAGTACGGCTAAAAGCATGCAACTGGAGAGAAAATCAATCGCACcaattgagacattttaaaagccaCGGCTTATGATTTCTATGAAAGGATGGACCCTTTATGCGTCTCCATTGTTGAGTCCACAATCCAATCACAGATTGACATTATTGGACATAACATCTTTTCAGGATCATTTATCATGgccacattttgtgtaaaagaCATAGACACTGTCTCCAATCCTCACGACCGAGCtttgtgaaaaataagaaagaTGTTTACTAATAATAGATGCTAGAAATTCATTTCATgtaccatacacacacacacccctcagAGCCTTGGCCCTGACTGTAGGAGTGCTCTGTTTGTCTAGTAGCCTGGTTTCATATGTCTATTAATCTGACTGCACCCTGAGGGGGGGACCTGCTGCTTAAAATGGAAATAGCAGGGCACAGAGTGACCTTTCAGAGCTCAGTGGAGCCATCCACTCTGAACATGTTCTGCTCCAATATGAGATGTGTGGATAACAACTATGATCCAAGGCCATGGGCAACACCAGTTGCAGCAAACCCGATAATAAAGTGTAACAAACAGTGATCACACAGATCCTGTAAACCTTACTGGTCATTATAAAAGCAGTGATTTGTACATCTACATCTGTCTACTCTAGAATAATAAAGGCTTTCCCAGTTAGACAAGTTACTCGCTAACACTGAGCTGGCTGTGAGGCAAGTACACAATCACTTGAGGTGAAAACGAGCAAATGGCGAAAATAACTGACAGCAGATTACAGGTGAGACTGAGAGCATGGGCTCCCTCAGCTCCCACTGTGCTACATGGGGAAGAGCAACAAAGACTTACCTCGCCTTCTGAGACAACGCCGTCTTGGTGGTGTAACCTCAGGAAAGGTTGAAAAGATGATCTCCTGAATTGGATTAACGAAGAGGTGGCCAGTCAGgcggaggtggaggaggaggaggaggatatCTCTGACGGGGTGATGCCCATATTTACTGTGCGCCTTTACAGCGACAGGATGGAAACATTTGAAGCGCTACGGCCGCCTGCAGCGCTTCAGATCCGGCCCTGGtagaaacaccaacaaccatcgacaaacaagaaaacactgcagacagataAACACAGCGGAGGGAAGCACAGGCTGCAGCTGACTGACTCCCCCTCTCTCCTGTGGGCTTTGCTTGACAGTGGAACTGTTCATACACCAGCAGTCTACACTCGGTCACTGAGGAGTGCGCAGCGTCCAGCCGTCAGCCTGTTACACAAAGCCCACGAAAAGCAACCGTCTGTCTTGATGCGAGAACCGGAGGTGGTGCGTTTAGCTCTCCGTGGTTCCTGCTGCCGTGCTCGGTAGGAAATCAGCTGCTTTGCACGGGAGAGACGCCATTAGTGCGTGAGAGGCTTCCGTCTGCTGCTCTGCCGCttagaggagagagagcagcGCCTGTCACCTTTTCACAGACCACAGCGCCTCCTGCTGGCGAAGTACTGCACTCACCTCTAAATTGCAAGCGTGTGCACGACCCCCTAGTGGTGTAGGAATAGCATGCAAGTACTTTGCAGATAGTGTTACTTGGAATAAACAGTCTGAGTGCTGAGATGTTGGACATACGTGGGGGCGTTTAAAGATGTTCTTCAAGCACAAATGTCTGTTGAATTTATTCTACTACTTTATTCTACTACTGCtacttttcaataaaaaaatattgaggAAATATGTATACCTCATGTTTTAATAGGCAAGTTGAAATTGCAAAAAGcctattttggaaaaaaaaagtttttaaattatggCCAAAAACTACAAGAAGTGTAGCTGTTGGCACCCACACCATCTAAAATGTACAGAGAATGCGGTGTATTGTACTAGATTCCAAAATCTTCTGTTATCTGAACACATGAGCAAGACAAACTCCAAACTAAACTATTTGCACAGAGAAGTACAACCAGATCAGAAAAGGTTTTAATGGGGAATTTGAGGACACGTTGTTTTATTATCTAATCTTAAAAGAGTGTATGCTCTCCTGAACCCCAGTCTGCAGAGTCACAAGCaaatttagtttcagtttagtttcaCTATAAGTTTATTGACATGAACAAACAACATCATGATTGCTCAGAAGTGAAaccttatactgtatgtgcagaaataaaatgctaaagTCCTGAACTCAATCCCATCATTGTCCCAGGTGTTTATAGTGTCCAAGATGGAGACAATCAACATACTGCTACAGAGCTCGCCATGTGCACTGCCACATGAATCTCATTGACAACAGAAGGTAAAGTAAAAGGACACCATTGCCTTTGGATTTGTTTACTACGGGTTACTACAACAGCAGCAAGTAGAGGCCTGTCCCCAACAGTAAGAGTAAAAGGCTAGACAAGTCTGCTTAGTGAGGATTAAAATGCCCAGCCTGAACAGACAATGCCCAACAATAGTGACATGATGTGTTATACAGCACATTTCAATTACATTAGAGTTGTTTAACTAAAAGGCTTTTATATAATGATGTATTTTTCCCATTCGTATGTATTCCAGCACTCAATAATATGCCATAACCTTTAGACTGACCTTTAAGTGGCCATGTTGCAGAATATGTACTTGAATGTGTTTTCAGAGTTTATACATGTATCTATGTAATCATAAAAATACACCTTAACAAGtattgtttaatgtaaaataaatttattgCGTTATATTTCTAGTACTAGTAAACAGTGTTTctgatttttaatattttctggcGACTGCTTACAATACAATACTTCTCACATGTTTAACAACAATCACAAGCTGCTCATTATAAAAGTAAAGGacataaatattgaaaaaatattaatacttcAGAAATGATCTTTGGAAAATGTAACTTCAGTAATACAATTTTACCATTCAAGCTTCATGTCAGCTTTGCTCCACACatattttcctcctctcttaAGAAACATCTTCTCATCAAAACCACTGAAGCAAATGGCTTCCTTCACACCAACGTCAAGGATGGACTTGGACGGGTCCTTCCTTCCCTCTCGACAGTCCAAGAAACGCATCTGAAAAATGAGGAAATAGTTTACATAAacaatgcaaatgcatttttaataatgtggtCACACTAATAGATAAATGAAGGCTAGATTTGTCAAGTGAACCATGTAGGTACTTACATATTCATCCAGGATTAGATAGGAGTTCCTCATCTGTAAAACCAAACAAGaccacaaattgaaaaaaacacagaccTCTAAGTCCTATAAGTTTCATTACTGATGAAGAGCTGGTCACATCTGGTTGGGTCAATGAACGTGGCTGCGAGGACTTTCATTTCCTGATCAGTGTCCTTCACAGCTGAATAAAGGAGTGGTTTGGATTGCAAAATATGTAACACACCTTTTCAATTCTTGCTTACTCTATCAGAATGCTTTGACAGAATTTGATCTCACTGATGTCCACTGTGTGATAGTTACATTGTGATTAAAAGGTGATGCTTTTAACTACAAGCAGTATTGTCAAAAATGTTGACTAACCTAATAATACGACTGTGTTATTAACTCAGAGAAATGGGCAGTAGAGTGGTGATATCCGACAGGAAGCCCCAGGCAAATAAGACTATTTTCAAaaaattaaacttgttttttttttaggtattaATTGTCAGTCAAAGTGTTTCAATATGAGAGTTATGATCATGTAAGAGAAGGGGATTAAGTTGCTCTTTGCGTCTGCCACTATTCCTAATCTCATACCTTCTCGTTGGACTCGGGAACGAGGCAGGAAACGCTGCTGTGTCTGTCCAGAAACTCCTCAAACTGCTGGTCGCTGATCACGAACCTCTCAGCCTCTCTCAGAGCTGCCTCACCTGCGTTCTCCCCATTAATCAGCAGACACTGGAATACCTGAAAATACAGACAGAGCATACAGAGGATGAGCAGGAGGACtcacatgtgtacacacaaatgcaccCTCTCTTCCTGCCTTCACCTTCCACCGGACTGGGTTAAGCTCGGTGATTTGCTCCCTCATGTCTTCATCAACGTTGAAGGTGTTGATGACCGAGTTGATTTTGAATGCCACTTTATACTGCTGGCACCAGTTGCGGATCTTGAAGAGGTTGTCAACGTGGCTCTTCCTGCCCTGAGTTCTGCCAATCAGCTGGTTGGTTGTTTCATCGAAACTGTCACAAGAGATGGCCAAGATGTCCAGATAGTCACCTGACAGAAGGTGAGACAGAAAATGCCATAACCTTTA is a window from the Channa argus isolate prfri chromosome 16, Channa argus male v1.0, whole genome shotgun sequence genome containing:
- the rsad2 gene encoding S-adenosylmethionine-dependent nucleotide dehydratase RSAD2 codes for the protein MMFFSNEHSSPKLLQLCLDTLHRIFCFFSSVCFWTLRRLWATEGSHVSPVDRKLEERQIQSTTPASVNYHFTRKCNYKCGFCFHTAKTSFVLPLDEAKRGLKLLKASGMEKINFSGGEPFLHDRGEFLGKLVQFCKLDLQLPSVSIVSNGSMIKENWFQKYGDYLDILAISCDSFDETTNQLIGRTQGRKSHVDNLFKIRNWCQQYKVAFKINSVINTFNVDEDMREQITELNPVRWKVFQCLLINGENAGEAALREAERFVISDQQFEEFLDRHSSVSCLVPESNEKMRNSYLILDEYMRFLDCREGRKDPSKSILDVGVKEAICFSGFDEKMFLKRGGKYVWSKADMKLEW